A single Zootoca vivipara chromosome 1, rZooViv1.1, whole genome shotgun sequence DNA region contains:
- the LOC118090871 gene encoding olfactory receptor 5V1-like — protein sequence MEKANITKTRDFYFTELSDLPEVRIFLFVAILLIYLITLAGNGAILTAIATDVHLQTPMYFFISNLSFLDVLCPTTTVPKMLQVFLSEDKSISFVGCVLQLFFLIDAVGTEILLLSVMAYDRYVAICSPLHYTNIMTKRRCVQLAAGTWLTGFISSMIHTSLTSSLSFCGPNKIHQYYCDLPPLMAASCSSTYLPELVLLLVAGILGGGAFLVTLISYVYIISAILRMRSAEGRRKAFSTCGSHLTVVFLFYGTTIATYVRPTSSYSPKQDRIVSMLYGIVTPMLNPMIYSLRNKDVKRALVKAFCLKIFS from the coding sequence ATGGAGAAAGCCAATATCACAAAAACAAGAGATTTTTACTTCACTGAGCTGTCTGATCTCCCAGAAGTGCGAATCTTCCTCTTTGTAGCAATTCTGCTGATTTACTTGATCACTCTGGCAGGGAATGGGGCAATTCTCACAGCAATAGCAACAGATGTTCACCTCCAgacccccatgtacttcttcaTCAGCAACCTGTCTTTCCTGGATGTCCTTTGCCCAACTACCACTGTGCCCAAGATGCTCCAGGTCTTCTTGTCAGAGGACAAGTCAATATCCTTTGTTGGTTGTGTATTACAACTCTTCTTTCTGATTGATGCTGTGGGCACTGAAATTTTATTGCTCTCAGTGATGGCGTATGACCGCTACGTGGCTATCTGCAGTCCCTTGCACTACACAAACATCATGACGAAACGGCGGTGTGTTCAGCTGGCTGCTGGGACCTGGCTAACCGGCTTCATCAGTTCCATGATTCATACTTCATTGACCTCTTCATTATCCTTCTGTGGGCCAAATAAAATTCACCAGTATTACTGTGATCTCCCACCACTAATGGCTGCCTCTTGCTCCTCTACTTATCTCCCAGAACTGGTTCTCCTGCTTGTGGCTGGCATTTTAGGAGGTGGTGCTTTCCTGGTCACTCTGATCTCTTACGTCTATATCATCTCTGCTATCCTACGCATGCGCTCTGCTGAGGGAAGGCGGAAAGCCTTTTCTACCTGTGGTTCCCACCTGACTGTAGTTTTCTTGTTTTATGGGACCACTATTGCCACCTATGTTCGTCCCACCTCCAGCTATTCACCCAAACAGGACAGAATTGTTTCCATGTTGTATGGGATTGTTACTCCTATGCTAAACCCTATGATCTATAGTCTGAGGAATAAGGATGTTAAGAGGGCCTTGGTCAAAGCATTTTGCTTGAAAATATTTTCATGA
- the LOC118081391 gene encoding olfactory receptor 5V1-like, with translation MEKANITKTRDFYFTELSDLPEVRIFLFVAILLIYLITLAGNGAILTAIATDVHLQTPMYFFISNLSFLDVLCPTITVPKMLQVFLSEDKSISFVGCVLQLFFLIDAVGTEILLLSVMAYDRYVAICSPLHYTNIMTKRRCVQLAAGTWLTGFISSMIHTSLTSSLSFCEPYKINQYYCDIPPLMAASCSSTYLPELAALLVGGILGGGAFLVTLISYVYIISTVLRMQSAEGRHKAFSTCGSHLTVVFLFYGTTIATYVRPTSSYSPKWDRIVSMLYGIFTPMLNPMIYSLRNKDVKRALVKALSLKIFS, from the coding sequence ATGGAGAAAGCCAATATCACAAAAACAAGAGATTTTTACTTCACTGAGCTGTCTGATCTCCCAGAAGTGCGAATCTTCCTCTTTGTAGCAATTCTGCTGATTTACTTGATCACTCTGGCAGGGAATGGGGCAATTCTCACAGCAATAGCAACAGATGTTCACCTCCAGACTCCCATGTACTTCTTCATCAGCAACCTGTCTTTCCTGGATGTCCTTTGCCCAACTATCACTGTGCCCAAGATGCTCCAGGTCTTCTTGTCAGAGGACAAGTCAATATCATTTGTTGGTTGTGTATTACAGCTCTTCTTTCTGATTGATGCTGTGGGCACTGAAATTTTATTGCTCTCAGTGATGGCGTATGACCGCTACGTGGCTATCTGCAGTCCCTTGCACTACACAAACATCATGACGAAACGGCGGTGTGTTCAGCTGGCTGCTGGGACCTGGCTAACCGGCTTCATCAGTTCCATGATTCATACTTCATTGACCTCTTCATTATCCTTCTGTGAGCCCTATAAAATTAACCAATATTACTGTGATATCCCACCACTAATGGCTGCCTCTTGCTCCTCTACCTACCTCCCGGAACTGGCTGCTCTCCTTGTGGGTGGCATTTTAGGAGGTGGTGCTTTCCTGGTCACTCTGATCTCATACGTCTATATAATCTCTACTGTCCTGCGCATGCAGTCTGCTGAGGGAAGACacaaagccttttccacctgtGGTTCCCACCTGactgttgttttcctgttttatggGACCACCATTGCCACCTATGTTCGCCCCACCTCCAGCTATTCACCCAAATGGGACAGAATTGTTTCCATGTTGTATGGGATTTTTACTCCTATGCTAAACCCTATGATCTACAGCCTGAGGAACAAAGATGTTAAGAGGGCCTTGGTCAAAGCCCTCAGCCttaaaatattttcatga
- the LOC118081252 gene encoding olfactory receptor 5G9-like — translation MDKQNNRSRVTEFILLGFTDDPKVQIALFLLFLAIYVITVAGSLSLIVLIRTYSHLHTPMYFFLCHLSFTDLCYTSAIAPKMLVSYLVGDKTISYAGCAAQLCSFAAFGSTECFLLAVMAFDRYMAICNPLLYSAVMSQRVCSCLVVGSYAAGFANSALQTVCIFRLSYCGHNIIKHFFCDIPKLLVLSCSETFLSESLSVFASGAVAMTSLSAIIISYFCILSAILKIHSIKGRHKAFSTCASHLTSVALLYGTGTFMYIHPNLKSGLDGNMVVSVVYTLVIPMLNPLIYSLRNKEVKEAIRKTVDQRV, via the exons ATGGACAAGCAGAATAATCGCAGTAGGGTGACAGAATTCATCTTGCTGGGATTCACTGATGACCCAAAGGTGCAGATTGCCCTCTTCTTGCTCTTTCTAGCCATCTATGTTATCACCGTGGCTGGAAGCCTCAGCCTGATTGTGCTGATCAGGACTTACTCCCACCTGCAcactcccatgtacttcttcctctgCCACTTATCATTCACGGACCTCTGCTATACCTCTGCTATAGCCCCCAAGATGCTGGTGAGCTACTTGGTGGGTGATAAAACCATCTCATACGCTGGCTGTGCTGCTCAGCTGTGCTCATTTGCTGCTTTTGGGAGTACCGAGTGTTTCCTTTTGGCTGTGATGGCGTTTGACCGCTACATGGCTATTTGCAACCCACTTCTGTACTCTGCTGTTATGTCCCAAAGAGTGTGCAGCTGTCTGGTTGTAGGATCGTATGCAGCTGGTTTTGCCAACTCAGCGCTGCAGACAGTGTGTATATTCAGATTATCCTACTGTGGACACAACATCATCAAACATTTCTTCTGTGATATCCCTAAACTTCTGGTGCTTTCCTGCTCTGAAACCTTCCTTTCAGAGTCACTGTCAGTCTTTGCATCTGGAGCAGTTGCTATGACCTCTCTTTCAGCCATTATTATCTCCTACTTCTGCATTTTATCTGCCATCCTGAAAATACACTCTATCAAGGGCAGGCACAAGGCCTTCTCCACTTGTGCTTCTCACTTGACATCAGTGGCTCTGCTTTATGGAACGGGGACTTTTATGTATATACATCCCAACTTGAAATCTGGACTAGATGGTAATATGGTGGTTTCTGTAGTCTACACATTAGTGATACCCATGCTCAACCCCCTAATCTATAGTTTGAGAAACAAAGAGGTGAAAGAGGCCATTAGAAAA ACTGTAGATCAAAGGGTTTAG
- the LOC118090820 gene encoding olfactory receptor 5V1-like — MEKANITKTRDFYFTELSDLPEVRIFLFVAILLIYLITLAGNGAILTAIATDVHLQTPMYFFISNLSFLDVLCPTITVPKMLQVFLSEDKSISFVGCVLQLFFLIDAVGTEVLLLSVMAYDRYVAICSPLHYTNIMTKRRCVQLAAGTWLTGFISSMIHTSLTSSLSFCGPNKINQYYCDIPPLVAASCSSTYLPEQAALLVGGTLGGGAFLVTLISYVYIISTILRMQSAEGRHKAFSTCGSHLTVVFLFYGTTIATYIRPTSSYSPKRDRIVSMLYGIVTPMLNPMIYSLRNKDVMRALVKAPNLKIFS; from the coding sequence ATGGAGAAAGCGAATATCACAAAAACAAGAGATTTTTACTTCACTGAGCTGTCTGATCTCCCAGAAGTGCGAATCTTCCTCTTTGTAGCAATTCTGCTGATTTACTTGATCACTCTGGCAGGGAATGGGGCAATTCTCACAGCAATAGCAACAGATGTTCACCTCCAGACTCCCATGTACTTCTTCATCAGCAACCTGTCTTTCCTGGATGTCCTTTGCCCAACTATCACTGTGCCCAAGATGCTCCAGGTCTTCTTGTCAGAGGACAAGTCAATATCCTTTGTTGGTTGTGTATTACAACTCTTCTTTCTGATTGATGCTGTGGGCACTGAAGTTTTATTGCTCTCAGTGATGGCGTATGACCGCTACGTGGCTATCTGCAGTCCCTTGCACTACACAAACATCATGACGAAACGACGGTGTGTTCAGCTGGCTGCTGGGACCTGGCTAACCGGCTTCATCAGTTCCATGATTCATACTTCATTGACCTCTTCATTATCCTTCTGTGGGCCCAATAAAATTAACCAATATTACTGTGATATCCCACCATTAGTGGCTGCCTCTTGCTCCTCTACCTACCTCCCAGAACAGGCTGCTCTCCTTGTGGGTGGTACTTTAGGAGGTGGTGCTTTCCTGGTCACTCTGATCTCATACGTCTATATCATCTCTACTATCCTGCGCATGCAGTCTGCTGAGGGAAGACATAAAGCCTTTTCCACCTGTGGTTCCCACTTGactgttgttttcctgttttatggGACCACCATTGCCACCTATATTCGCCCCACCTCCAGCTATTCGCCCAAACGGGACAGAATTGTTTCCATGTTGTATGGGATTGTTACTCCTATGCTAAACCCTATGATCTACAGCCTGAGGAATAAGGATGTTATGAGGGCCTTGGTCAAAGCCCCCAACCttaaaatattttcatga
- the LOC118081197 gene encoding olfactory receptor 10T2-like: protein MNKGNDSLVTEFLLLGLSVFGKKPTLLFLGFSLIYGTILVFNITIMTVILFDRTLHSPMYYLLFAFSASETCSTFATIPKLLVTLVTGSQSISFVECAMQQFCFFGFSGSNCFLLVSMAYDRYVAICSPLQYHILMNKRVCTQMVAASCVTGCIISLSINTLIFRLPFCGPNGIRHFFCDFLPVLRLACIDESVLHLTNIAIIILCAIVLLGTVIVMFVSYLYIISAILRIPSSLGRQKAFSTCVSHLTVVITHFGCASFVYLRPKSSSSLDQDTLISVTYVFLTPLLNPVIYTLRNREVRIAIKKLLVHSFHSQKL from the coding sequence ATGAATAAGGGAAATGACAGCTTAGTGACTGAATTTCTCTTGCTGGGGCTTTCTGTCTTTGGAAAGAAACCAACTCTACTTTTCCTAGGTTTCTCTCTTATCTATGGTACTATCCTGGTCTTCAACATCACCATCATGACTGTCATCCTGTTCGACCGGACTTTACACAGCCCCATGTACTATCTACTCTTTGCATTCTCCGCATCAGAAACCTGCAGCACATTTGCCACCATCCCCAAGCTGCTGGTGACTCTGGTAACAGGCAGTCAATCCATTTCCTTTGTTGAGTGTGCCATGCAGCAATTTTGTTTCTTTGGCTTCTCTGGAAGCAACTGTTTCCTGCTTGTTTCTATGGCTTACGACCGGTATGTAGCAATATGCTCCCCACTTCAGTACCATATACTGATGAACAAAAGGGTTTGTACCCAAATGGTAGCGGCTTCGTGTGTAACTGGATGTATCATATCACTGAGTATTAATACCCTTATTTTCAGGTTGCCCTTCTGTGGGCCAAATGGAATCAGGCATTTCTTTTGTGATTTCCTACCTGTGCTAAGGCTGGCTTGCATTGATGAATCGGTCTTGCACCTGACTAACATTGCAATCATTATTTTGTGTGCCATTGTTTTGCTGGGCACAGTCATAGTGATGTTTGTCTCATACCTTTACATCATTTCTGCCATCCTAAGGATCCCCTCCAGCTTAGGAAGGCAGAAAGCCTTCTCCACATGTGTTTCCCACCTCACAGTGGTGATAACACACTTTGGGTGTGCATCCTTTGTGTATTTGAGACCCAAGTCTTCTTCATCGCTAGATCAGGACACCTTGATCTCAGTGACTTATGTCTTTCTAACCCCTCTACTGAACCCTGTGATTTATACCTTAAGAAACAGGGAGGTTAGAATAGCCATAAAGAAATTACTTGTGCACTCATTCCATTCTCAGAAACTGTGA